The Haloplanus sp. CK5-1 genome segment GGGACCACACCGGCCCCACGGACCGGGAAGGGTCGTCGTCGACACACCGGCCTCGGGGTCGCCGGGATGGCTACTCGACCTCCGTCTTGACCACCGTCACGGGCGTCTCCGACAAGCGAACGACGCGGTCGGTGACGCTCCCGAGGAGGCTCCGGTACTCCTCGGGGTGGCGGCGCGTCCCGAGGACGGCCAGATCCGCGTCGTTCTCGGTGGCGTAGTCGACGATCACCTCGTGTGGCCGGCCGTGTCGGAGCGCCTCGACCACCTCGACGCCGCGGTCGGCCGCCTGCGTCCGCACCGCCGCGAGTGCGTCCTCACCGACCTCTTCCAGTCCGTGTTCCGGCCCCTCCCGCTCGTCGACGTACTCGTCGCCGCTGTACGCCGAGTAGACGTCCTCGTCGACGACGAAGAGGGCGTGAACCACGGCGTCGTGGAGCGACGCCAGTCGGATGGCGTGTGTCGTCGCGTTCTTGGAGCCGATTTCGCCGTCGGTAGCGAGCAGGATGTCGTCGTACATGTTTCGACGTTCGACACGATCGGTGAAAAATTCACCCGGTGACTCCCGGACGCCGATACTGCGCCAAGCGGAGCGTTGAAGACGGTCGGCCGCGCCTGTCGGGACATGACTCAGGTTATCGACGGCGACGCGGTCGCGAGCGACGTCCGCGACGGACTCGGTGACGCCATCGCGACGCTCGACGACGCGGGCGTCACGCCGACGCTCGCCACCGTACTGATGAGCGACGACCCCGCGAGCGAGACGTACGTCTCGATGAAACAGCAGGACTGCGAGGAGGTGGGTATCGAGGCGCTGGACGTGGAACTGGACCCCGAGGCACCCGCGGAGGAACTGTTCGACACCGTCGAGGACCTGAACGCCGATCCGGACGTCAACGGCATCCTCGTCCAGATGCCCGTCCCGGACCACGTCTCCGACCGCGACGTGATCCGGGCTATCGACCCCGAGAAGGACGTCGACGGCTTCCACCCCGAGAACGTCGGCCGACTGGTCGCGGGCGACCCCGTGTTCAAGCCGTGTACGCCCCACGGCGTCCTGAAACTCCTCGACGCGGCCGACGTGGAGACCGAGGGCGCGGACGTGGCCGTCGTCGGGCGGTCGAACATCGTCGGCAAGCCCCTCGCCAACCTCCTGATCCAGAAGGCCGACTACGGCAACGCGACGGTGACCGTCTGTCACTCCCGGACCGACGACCTGGCCGAGAAGACCCGACGGGCGGACGTAGTCGTCGCCGCCGTCGGCGTGCCCGAACTCGTCGACGGGTCGATGCTCACCGAGGGGACCGTCGTCATCGACGTGGGCGTCAACCGGGTCGAACGCGACGGCGAGTCGACGCTCGTCGGCGACGTGGACTTCGAGAGCGCGAAAGAGGTGGCGAGCGCCATCACGCCCGTCCCCGGCGGTGTCGGACCGATGACCCGCGCGATGCTCCTGTACAACACGGTGACGGCTGCGAGTCGGCAGGCGGACGTGGCCGTCGACCTGCCGTAGCCGGTCACCGAAGCCGCTCGCGGGCGGCCGACAGCGACGACTCGTCGCCGTCGATCAGGTACGTGCCGACCTCCCGGGCCGCCCGAACCAGCGACTCGGCGTCGGCCGGCGACACGTCACCCTCGAGGGCGCGCACCCGCTTGATGCGTTCGTGGATCGAGCCGAGCGTGTGGCGGGCGGCCTCGTCGGGGTGTTCGTCCAACCAGTCGAGGACGTCACGGCGGTAGTCGGCGACGGCGTTGGCGTACGCCAGCCCGCGGGCCGGAGCCAGCGTCTCGGAGACGGCGTCCGGCGGCGGTCGCTCCCCGTCGTCGGCCCCGCGGAGCAGGGCGAGCAGGTAGCGCCGGTCGGCGTCGCTCGGATCACGTTCCCGGTGGAAGGCGTCGATCACCTGCAGGAGTTCGTTCGCCGCCAGGACGGTGTCGTCGAGCGGTTGGAGTTCGCCGGCGTCGACGAAGCCGCGGCGCCGGACGTACGCCCGCAGGTCGCGCTTGCAGTCGTCGACGACGTCGGACAGCGACCCCTCGTGTTCGGCGGTGCGATACGGCGTCAGATCGAGCGTCGCGGACGCGTCGGTGTGGAGGGTGCGGTCGTCGACGCCGACGCTCCGGAGGCTCTCACAGTCCGGACACGCCACGCTTCCGGTCTCGTAGTACGACCACCGGCAGCCACACGCCTGACACTCCCGCCGGCCGCGGACCTTCATGCTCGCCGTTCGCCCGGGGCGGACAAAAACGCGGCGGACCCTCACGCACGACCGACGTGCGCTCGGATGTTGGACTGGAGACACGTCTGACCGGGAGGCGGTAGTTTTATGATTCGATACCACTCAGAACCATGTGACGCTTCGTCTGGAGGGCCGAAGCGTCAGCGGGGACCAATCAGGGCGGCAACGTCACGCGATTTTCGCGTGGCTTGCTTTCCTTTTCCCGACGACTCGCACCGCGGAGCCACGCGTATCGGTGCCGTACGCGTCGCCATCCGGCGAGTAGGGCGACGGGGATCCGGGCGCAGTAGTGTCGATTCGTCGCGTGTACTCGCATAGAACCGTCCGGGCCGATGCGGAGACGTGCGGTCCGGGGAGTCCAGCGCGAGTTGCGGGACGCCGTCGCGGGACTCGGCGATCCGCACGAACCCGCGATCGACGCGGAGTTGCCGACCGACAGCGGGAGACACGGCGAGCGGCCGGGACCGACCCTCGACACGCTGGTCCCGCACTGGACGAGCGCTCGTTCGACGACCGAACGGACAGACGGGAACTCGCGGCGCGGCGAGACTGGGAGCGCCGGCAGGTCGGAGGCCGAGCCCTACTTCGTCCCCTCGGCCGTGGCGTCCTCGGCGGCCACGTCGTCGACGCCGTCCGAGGGGTCGAGGGTCCCGGGGTCGACGGCGAACGGCTGGATGGGTTCGGGAGCCATGAGTTCCGGGAGGACGATCCGTGAGAAGTGGATGATCGTCACGAGGAACATCGGGGCGAGGAAGATGCCGTACCAACCGAAGAGCAGCGGTCCGAGCGTGTACGCGATCATCAGGCTCCCGACGTGGAGGCTCCGACCGGAGACGTACGGTCGCAGGAGGAGGTCGGGGATGGTGTCGACGACGACGAAGGAGACGACGGCGAAGGTGCCGGCGAACCAGAGCGTGTTCGGGTCGGTCAGGAGACTCAGGACGGCGAGATAGGCGGCCACCGGGACGTATACGAGTTTCATCCCGACCATGGGGACCAGGCTCGCAACGCCGGCGAGGAGACCGACGAGGGCGGCGGCGGGAATCGCGACGCCGGCCGGCGCGTAGACGTTCAACACGGAGTAGACGAGAACGCCGATGGTCCCCGTGAACACCGCGTTGAGGATGTTCCCGAAGAAGATGGCCTTGAAGTCGCGGTCGACCGCCTTGCCGTACGACTGCAGGAGTCCGCGGTCGTCGCCGAACCTGTTGATCGACCACCGCGAGAGCCGACCGCCGTCACGGAGCAAGTAGAACGCGAGCGCGAACATCACGAACAGGTGGACCGCGCCGACGCCGAGAAACGCGACCGTGTCGACCGCCGAACCGAGCGACGCGAGCGCCGACGCGATGCCCTCGCCGGTGAGATACTCCTGTGGGTCGAGTTCGAGGAGCGTGGCGGGATCCGCGACGTTCTCGATCAACTCGGAGTCGACGAACGGTAGGGTCGACAGGAGGCCCATCCCGTCGTCGGCGTATCGCTGAAGCTGGTTCAGCGCGATACTCAGGGCGTAGACCACGAGCAGGAGTGCGGGGAGGGTGAGCGCGAACAGCGAGACGGCGGCCGCGAGGGTCGGCTGCCGGATCACCCGCCGGATCCGGCGGTAGATCGGTCGGGTGGCGTAGTAGATGAACACGCCGAAGACGAAGGTCCCGATAAACGAGTACACGACGTACATCAGTGCGGCCCCCAGCGCGACTCCGAACCCCCACCAGCCGAATCGATAGCGAGCGATCTCGAGGACCGACATGTGACTGACACGAACGAGCAGGGGGAAAAGTCTGCCGCGCGACGGGACCGGACGGGCCGTCAGGTCCAGCGGTCTAGCCCGGTCTGGACCAGCGCCGACTCGATGCGGTCGAAGCCGCGGGCAACCTCGTCGGCGTCGACGTCCCACTCCTCGGTCACGTAGGTTCGGGCGGCCGCCACGTCGGGGTCGAGGTCGGTGTCGAGGGCGTAGTCGTCGGTCACCGGCGGATCACGAAACAGGTCGCGCACCCGGTCGGCGTTCGCCACCCGCCAGCCCTCGGCGTCGAGGGCACCCCACAGGTCGCCGTGGGCCTCGACGGCCCGGAGTGCCGTCTTCGGGCCGACGCCGTCGACGCCAGGGTTGAAGTCGGTGCCACAGAGGATCGCTACGTCGATCAACTGTTCGAGGATGATCCCGTGGCGGTCGAGCGTCGCGCCGAGGTCCATCAGTTCCGGCTTCCCTTTGCTCGTCAACTGACGGAGTGTCAGCGGCGCGCCAAAGAGCAGGGTGTCGTAGTCCTCGCTCCCGGCGTAGTCGACGTCGCCGCGGCGGGCCATGTACGCCGCTTGTGCCTCACCCTCCGCGGGCGCGTCGACGACCGGCACGTCGAGGAGGGAGAGCAGGTCCCGGGTCGTCTCCAGGATCACGTCGGTGAGCCGCTGGGTGCGCGCATCGAGGCGGGCGGCCTCAACGGCGTCACCCCGCTGTTCGGCGTCGGCCAGTCGCTCCTCGGCACGCTCACGCTGTTCGCGGCGCTCGGCCACCTCGTCGTCTTTCAGGTCCGTGACGCCGCCGTCGAAGACGAACACGGGCGTCAGGTCGTGATCGAAGAACTTGGGGAGGCCCTGGACGACACCCACGAGGTTCGCCACCTCCTCGCCCGCCTCGGTGGTGTACACCTCGTCGTTCGTCCACTTGACCGTCGTCGTGAGATAGCGGTACAGCCAGTTGTGCGCGTCGACGGCGACGACGCTTCCCGCCACCTCCTCCCACGCCACCTCGGAGAGGGCGGCGAGTTGCCGCAGGTCTGCGTTACCCATCACCCCTCTGTACGGCGGCGTTCGATTTCAACGTCCGGGTTCGTCGCCGGGCGGGTCGACGACGGGCGGAGGGCCGGCGGCCCGCGCCTCGTCCAGTCGAGCGAGCGTCTCGTCGTCCAAGTCGCGCTCGCGGTAGCGGGCCAGGCCGTCTCGGTAGCCGTCGACGTCACGGGACGCGGGCCGGGGGGCGGGTCGCTCACAGACGAGTTCCGCCAGCCCCGTCTCCGTGCCGGTGAACGCGAACCCGGCGCGGTAGGCGGCGCGGTAGGCGGCGGGGTTGTTGACGGCGATGCGGACGCGGTCGTACCCCCGTTCGTCGGCGCGGGCGGCGACGAAGGCGAGGAGTCGGGAGCCGAGTCCCTCGCCGCGGCGGTCGGTCCGGACGGTGACGTAGCGGACACACAGGCGGCCGGGATCGGTGCGGTCGGCGCTGAACGACGCGGCCGCGAGGACGTCGTCGTAGTCGGTGTCGACGGCCGCCTTCGGGATGGGGTCCGAACCGGTGGAGTCCCCGTCGGCGTCGCGGGTGTCGCCTCCGTTCCGGTCGGCCGTCGCCGCTCGCACGACCGCCTTCCCGGTCGATCCGACGACGAACTTCCCGGCGTAGGCGAACCGTCGGTAGTCGAGGCGGAGCGTGGGTGCGTCGGGCGGCCAGCCGAGCAGGGCGAACCCCATGCGCGACCCAAGAGGTCGGCCCCGAAACCTTTGGCGCTCGGCCGCCCACGTCCACCCATGCACGGTCCCGGTGACGTGCGGTTCTTCGACGGTGTCGCGGCGCTCTACGACCGCTTCGCGCCCGCGACCGATCCGGAGCCGATCTGGACCGGTCTCGCCCGCGCCGATCGGCCGGTCGACCGGGTCGTCGACCTCGCGGGTGGGACCGGGCGGGCCGCACGCGCGGTGACGGCCGCCGCCGACTCGTCGCCCTCGGCCGTCGTCGTCGACGCCTCGGACGCCATGCTCCGGCGCGCCGCCGACCGCGGGACGCCGGCGATCCGCGGGGACGCCGGCCGCCTCCCGCTCCGGGACGGCTCCGTGGACGCCGTCGTCGTCCTCGACGCGCTCCACCACCTGCCTGCGCCCGGAGCCGCGCTGTCCGAAGCCGGCCGGGTTCTGCGGCCCGGGGGCGTGGTCGTGATTCGGGAGTTCGACCCCGACACGCTCCGCGGACGGGTGCTGGCGGCCAGCGAGCGCGCGATGGGCTTCGATTCCACGTTCCGCGGGCCGGACGCGACGGCCGACGCCGTCGCCGCCGCCGGGTTGGACGCGACGGTCCTCGACCGCGGCTTCGCCTTCACGGTCCTCGGAACGAAGCGAGGGAGCCATTAAGGGGCCGTCCGAACGCGGGCATATGGCAAACGCAGTCGCTGACTTCTTCGACCGTCGGCTGGACGGCCGGGCCGTCCCGATGGCGGTGGGTGACCTGCTCGTCATCGCCGCGCTGTTCGGCGCGGGGACCGTCTACCACAACGGAGTGGCCTTCGTCGCCTCGAACCCCGGCTACCTCGCCGGTACCATCGGTCCGTTCCTCGTGGGGTGGATCGTCGCCGCCCCCCTGCTCGGCGCGTACGCGCCCGGCGCGGCCGAGTCGTCGAAGGCAGCCGTCCCGCTGGCGATCCGGTCGTGGCTCCTCGCCGACGCCATCGCGATGGGGCTTCGGGCGACGCCGTTCGTCCGTGGCGGGGTCCAGTTGTCGTTCGTCCTCGTCTCGCTGGGTGTCGGCATCGTCGGCCTGGCACTCTGGCGGACGCTCCTGTTCAAACTTCGGTAGCGCGCGCGCCGTCCGGACCCCGGACGAGGAAGAGCGTCAGGCCGACCCCGCCGACCGCGATGGCGGCGAGGACGGCAAACAGCGCGTCGGCGTCGGCGTACGTGAGGACGGCACCCGCGATGGCCCCGCCGGCCGCACCGATCCCGAACACGCCGAGATACGTGTAGCCGTACGAGAGCCCACGCGTCCCGGCGGGGGTGTAGTCGGCGACGGTCGCCTGGTACATCGGCTGGGCGGCGAACAGCGTGATCCCCAACAACGCCCCGACGACGAACAGCGGACCGAGTCCCGCGTCGGCGACCGAGAGGAACGTCGCGGCGAGAACTGCGAGCGCCGTGAAGACGGCCACGAGACCGTACTCCGGCCGGAGACGGTCGGTGAGTTTGCCGCCGGCATACTGGCCGACGACGCCGACGAGCAAGAGTCCGGCGTAGAAGTATCGCTCGGGGTTGAGGGTGCGGTCGCCGCCGGCCACGACTCCCGGCAGGAGCGCCGAGAGTGGGATCGGCTCGAAGCCCGGGAGGTCGGCAAGGAGGTTCGGGAGGAACGTTAGCACACCGCGGTAGTAGAGCCCGGAACACATCACGACCGCGAAGACGACGACGAACGCACCGGCGAACAGGGTCCGTGACGCCGACCGGAACTCGGCGAGGGAGGCGACGCCGGTGTCGCCGCGAGCGTCGGCGTCGGCGTCGGCGGCAGCCGTCTCGTCGAACTCGGCACGGACGGCGTACACCCCGGCGAGGACGGCGGGGACCGCCAGCGCCGCGGCCACGGTCGACCAGCCGAGAACGAGCAACAGGAGTGCGGTCGCGAGCGGCCCGAACCCGATCCCGAGGTTACCGGCGATACCGTGGTACGCGAATCCGGTGCCGCGCTCCTCGACGCCGTTGCTGATGAGCGTCAGCCCCGCCGGGTGGTAGACGCTCGCCGCCGCCCCCCACACCAACAGGGCGAGCGTCACGGTCACCAGTCCCGGAGCGACGGCGAGGAGGAGGAACGATCCACTCATGCCGAACAGACAGGCACCGATGAGCGGTCGCGACCCGACACGGTCGGCGAGTACCCCGCCGGGGAGTGCACCGAGGCCGAACAGCCCGTACCCCGCGGTGACGATCAGGCCGAGCGTCGCCCCCGTGACGCCCACCTCCAGCCCGACCAGTCGAATCACGTCGAACTCGACCAGCCAGATCGAGACGAAGATCGGGATCGACAGCTCGTAGGTGTGGACCAACCCGTGTGCCAGCATCGTCAGGCCGACGATGGACCGGTCGTTCCCGTTCACACCCGCACGACGCCGTCGTGGGGCCTTAATTCCTGTCAAATAATATTAAAAATATAATGACAGTCGGTTGGGGTCCGTGGTCGATAGTGAGTCATAAGTTATAGACTGGTTTCGAGTACAATATTTAGAAACTCTACCGTGGCTACACGAAAATATTATATCGCCACGAAGTATAACAGGGAAATAGAGCCAACCATGACCGGATACTACGACTACGTCCTCGGAGCGATTCCCGGAGGGCTCGTCGGAGTCACCGCCCTCCTCGTCGTCGCCGGTGTGGACCTCTCGGTCGCGATGCCGGTCGGGGCCACCGTGGCGGCCCTCGTCGCCGGCCACGCGGTGTTCGTCAACGGTCCGGTGAAGGGGGACGCCGGAGCGACGACGGGGTCGACGCCGGACGGCTCCCCGGTGAACGCCGACTGAGACGGTGCAATAGTATAACTGCCCGCCGCCCGCAGTCGGAGACATGACGGACACGCTGTTCCTGACGAGCGAGGACGTGGCGGGGCTGGCGACGCCGGCGGAGTACGTCGACGCCGTCCGCGAGGGGTACCGTCAGCGCGGCGAGGGCGCGCCCGCCGAGCCACGGACGGCGCTCTACAACGAGGAGCCGCCGGGCCTGTTCACCTCGTATACGGCCGTCCTCCCCGACGACGGGGTGATGGGCGGGTACGTGTACAGCGCGGGGTTCGGCGAGGGCGACGCGTGGTTCGTGGCGCCGCTGTACGACGCCGAGTCGGGCGAGCCGCTCGCACTCGTGGACGGCGCGAGCATGAACCCGTTCAAGACGGGGGCGACCGGCGCCGTCGGCGTCGACGCCCTCGCCCGGCCGGACGCGTCGGCCGTCGCCGTCGTCGGGTCGGGCGCACAGGCCCGCGGCCAACTCCGGGCCGTCGCGGCGGTTCGGGACGTGGAGACGGTCTGGGTGTACTCGCCGACGAAAGACCACCGCGAGTCCTTCGCGGGCGAGATGGACCGCCGCCTCGACGCCAGCGTCGCCGCCGTCTCCTCGTCCGACGCCGCCGTGGAGGGAGCGGACGTCGTCGTCACGGCGACGAACGCCTCGGAGCCGGTGTTCGACGGCGACCTGCTCGACCCCGGCACGCACGTGACGGCCATGGGACAGTACCACCCCGAGAAGCGTGAACTCGACGACACGACCGTCGCCCGGTCGACGTACGTGATCGACCTCCGGGGGCGACTCGAACGGGACGCGGGGTCGTTCATACACGCCGTCGACTCGGGGGCGGTCGACGCCGACCACTGCCACGCCGAACTCGGCGAGGTGGTCGCCGGCGAGGCGCCGGGACGAACCGACGACGACGAGATCACCGTCTTCGACAGCGGCGGGACGGGCATCGAGACGGTCGCCGCCGCCGCGATGCTCTACGAGCGGGCTCGGGAGGCCGGGCTGGGCGAGTCCATCGCGTTCGCGCCCGCGAGCGAGGCGCTGACCGGCCGGGAGTGAATCACCGCAGGAGGACCCCGCCGGCGACGACACAGCACACTGCGGCCCCGACGACCGGGAGCGACGCGCCGACGACGACGACGCCCGTCGCCGTCCCGACCGCCGCGGTGAGAAAGAGGACGGTGGCGACGGCGAGCAACGTCTGCCCGGCGAGGCGGGTCGGTCGCACGCTCACTCCAGTCGGTAGCGCAACAGGGCAGCGATCCCGCCCAGATTCTTCAGGCGCTGTCCGGGTTCGAACTCGCCGGAGAAGACGACCACGTCGCCGCCCTGTCGCTCGACGGAGGTGACGACCTCGTCGGCGTCGACGTCCCAGTCGCCCCGCCCCTGGCGCTCCTCGCGGAGGCGGTCGTCGAGCACCAAGAGCGTCTCGACGGCACCGTACTCGGCGGCCTCGGCCACCGCCTCGATACCGTAGGTGGCCTTCTCGCCCGTCGCTATCTCCTCGGTCAGGTCGTCGATGAGTTCTGCCTCCCGTGCGATGCGCGTCTCGGTCTGGACCTCGTCGAGTGCCCCCCGCTTGAGCACCTCGTGGACACCCCGGTCGCCGACGCCGGACGTGTCGACGGTGGTGGTCTTCTCGGCGACATCGGCGTAATCGTCTTCGAGGTGATCTAGGGCGTCCCCTTTGGTGAAACCCGGCCCGGCGAGGATCACCGCGTCGGGGTCGAGGTGGGCGAGCGCCTCGCCCAGTTCGGCGAACAGTTCGGATCGGGGACGGGCGTACTCCCCCTTCCCCGTCGGGCGGGTGAAGGAGGCGTACTCCTCGGTGCCGTACTGGGCGACGGTGTGGACGTGGGCCTCCCCCTCCTCGACGGTGGCGATGGCCACGTCGGGGTTCTCGGCCGCGGCCTCGGCCTCCTCGATGCGCGCCATCTGATCCGGCTTGAAGTGTTTGATCACCGTCAGTTCGTCGTGTTCCTCGACGTTGAGAGTGTGGTGGTGGCCGAGTTGGTCCTCGCGGGAACAGCCGACGATGACGCCGCTCACGCGCAGGCGGTTGGCGAAGCGGGCGAACTCCACCTCCTCCACCTCCAGGGTGACGTGGAGGTGTTCGCGCTCCCCCCCGGTGTCGCGCATCTTGTCGTCGTCGCGCTGGATCCGGCGGCTCGTGTCCCCCTCAACGTCGTCGCCGGGTTCCAGGACGTACGAGAGGTGCCAGAGGTCGTCGACGTTCTCCGGGACGACCGTCAGCCGAGTGCGTCCCTCCTCGCCGCGACCACGGCTCTGGATTCGCATACGCCCACCTCGCCGTCCAGCGACTCATGCCTTGCCATTCCGCGTGGATCGACGGGACCGGTCGCGTCAGTCGTCGACGATGTCGCTTCGGCCGGCCGGCAGGAACTCCTGAATCCGGTCCGGACTCGCCACCTTGCGGACGAACGAGTCGTCCGCGAACCGCTCCTTGAACCGGCGGTAACACCGCTTCGCGGCGTCGTTCTGTGCGAACTTGCCGGGTTCGAGGCGGAGGGAGGCGGCCGCGCGGGGTTCGACGGCGCTCGCCGGGCCGCCGATCACCCGCGTCTCCGGTTCGCACTGGATACCGACGGCGACGCTCGCGCTCACGTCCCGGAAGTAGGTCCGGTCACCGCGGATGACGAACCCCCCTTTCTCGATGTACTCGCCGCTCTCGGGCGTCTTCGACACCTGATCGGGGTCGACCATGTACGCGTCGCCGGCGAAGCGGCCGTCCTTCCAGACCGACGAGTAGGAGACGGCGAACTGCGCCGCTTCGCGGAGGCTCGAGTCGGGGAACTCGACCTCGCGGGCGGACTCGCTCGGCCCAGTCGCCTTCAGCAGCGTCACTGGGCCGCCGTGGGCCTGCGCGTGGAAGAAGCGGTCGTTGCTCTCCATGTACTTCTTGACTATGGCCTCGTTCTCGTCGGCGTTCCGGCCGCCGATGACGAGAAAGCCGTCGCTCGTGTGGAACCAGCGGAACTCCTCGTACCACTGCTCGGGCTGTTTGATCGGGACCGACGACCGCGAGAGCCAGTCGACGTCCTCGAACGCGTCGTCCGCGTCGTCGTCGTCGTCGTCGGCCTCGTCGTCGGCCTCCCACTCGTCGCGGCGGCGCTCGACCGCCGCCAGTTCCTCGCGGGTGTTCTCGATGGCTTCGAGTGCGCCCTCCTTCTTGCCCTCGATGCGTTTCGCCTCGGTGTAGAGGCGATCCGCGTTCTTCTCGACGCCCGTCGAGGGGTCGACCGTGACGCGGGTCCCGTCGAGGTCTATCGTCACGGTCCCCTCCGCGGCGTCGACGTCGACGACGGCCTCGGCGGCCGGGATGCCCCGGTCGGCCCCCTCCGCAAGCGTCCCCTCGATGTCGTCCCAGGGGACGCTCTCCTCGCGAGCGGCCCGGACGGTCGAGATGACCTCGTCGACCAGGTCGTAGTTGGCGTACAGCGCCTCGGCGCGGTCGCGTTCGGCCTGGGCCTGCTCCTCGAACCCCTCGATGGCGCTCTCCTGCTGTTCGATGATGCGCTGCTGTTTGGCTATTTCGGCCTCGAAGTCCGGCCGGTCGGTCCCCGTCGTCTCCTCCTCCGGGTCGCGCTGCAGTCGGTGGAAGTAGTCGTCGAGGGCGGCGTTGAACGAGTCGAATCCGTCCGCGGACAGGTCGGCGCGCTCCTCCAAGGGGAACGGCGTCACGTCGACGACGCGGTCGTCCGCTACGTACACCCGCGGGTCGAAGTCGCCCGCCTCCAGACGGTCGGCGATCCGACCGATAGCGTCGTAGAGCGCCTCGTACTCGTCCTCGCCGGCGTCGGCGATGTCGAGCGTCTTCTCGACGCCCGCGCGAGTGCACACCTCCTCGCCGTAGAGGCCGCCGAAGTTGAGTTGGGTCGCGAGGGTCCGCACCACGTCGGTGTCCGACTCGTCCATCCGGCGGACGAAGGCGTCGTAGCCGATGCTCAGGGGGTGAACCCGGGAGTCGGGGAAGCCGTACTGCGACCCGGGGGCGACGGTCCTCGATTTCAGGCGAACCGTCTCCAGACTCCGGACCACCTCGCCGCTCTCGTCGAGGACGGCGACGTTGCCCTGGCCGAACAGTTCGGCCACGATGGTGGTGTCCTCGTCGTCGCGCTCGAACTCGAACTCAAGGATGCGGTCGAACTCGTACTGGGAGACGCCGGCGAAGTCGGCCCCGGAGAGCCGGTTCCGGAGCATCATCGCGAAGTTGGGCGGGCGTTCGGGCGCGTCGGCCACGCGGTCCGGGTCGGCGACGTGGGCCCGCTTCACGTCACCCACCTCGATCAGCAGTTCGATGCGGCCGCGGTCGAAATCGCGCATCCGGAACCGCAGGAGGTCGTCGTCGTAGAGGTAGACCTTGTCGACTTTCGCCCCCTCGTACCGGCCGAGTTCGGTGACGAGGGCCGCGAGGTCGACGCTGGTCAGTTCCCGCTTCGCGTCCATACCACGTCTTCTGGGGCGGGCGGAAAAGACGTGTCGTTGTGGCGGCGGTGAAATCGCGCCGGACAGCGCGACGCTACCCGCTCAGTCGTCGCTCAACACGCCCTCCGCGACCGCCATGTCGTCGACGTCGGGGTCGTCCTCGGAGGCCCGGAGGACGAACCGTTTCCTG includes the following:
- a CDS encoding universal stress protein; protein product: MYDDILLATDGEIGSKNATTHAIRLASLHDAVVHALFVVDEDVYSAYSGDEYVDEREGPEHGLEEVGEDALAAVRTQAADRGVEVVEALRHGRPHEVIVDYATENDADLAVLGTRRHPEEYRSLLGSVTDRVVRLSETPVTVVKTEVE
- a CDS encoding tetrahydrofolate dehydrogenase/cyclohydrolase catalytic domain-containing protein → MTQVIDGDAVASDVRDGLGDAIATLDDAGVTPTLATVLMSDDPASETYVSMKQQDCEEVGIEALDVELDPEAPAEELFDTVEDLNADPDVNGILVQMPVPDHVSDRDVIRAIDPEKDVDGFHPENVGRLVAGDPVFKPCTPHGVLKLLDAADVETEGADVAVVGRSNIVGKPLANLLIQKADYGNATVTVCHSRTDDLAEKTRRADVVVAAVGVPELVDGSMLTEGTVVIDVGVNRVERDGESTLVGDVDFESAKEVASAITPVPGGVGPMTRAMLLYNTVTAASRQADVAVDLP
- a CDS encoding DUF7117 family protein; the protein is MKVRGRRECQACGCRWSYYETGSVACPDCESLRSVGVDDRTLHTDASATLDLTPYRTAEHEGSLSDVVDDCKRDLRAYVRRRGFVDAGELQPLDDTVLAANELLQVIDAFHRERDPSDADRRYLLALLRGADDGERPPPDAVSETLAPARGLAYANAVADYRRDVLDWLDEHPDEAARHTLGSIHERIKRVRALEGDVSPADAESLVRAAREVGTYLIDGDESSLSAARERLR
- a CDS encoding AI-2E family transporter — its product is MSVLEIARYRFGWWGFGVALGAALMYVVYSFIGTFVFGVFIYYATRPIYRRIRRVIRQPTLAAAVSLFALTLPALLLVVYALSIALNQLQRYADDGMGLLSTLPFVDSELIENVADPATLLELDPQEYLTGEGIASALASLGSAVDTVAFLGVGAVHLFVMFALAFYLLRDGGRLSRWSINRFGDDRGLLQSYGKAVDRDFKAIFFGNILNAVFTGTIGVLVYSVLNVYAPAGVAIPAAALVGLLAGVASLVPMVGMKLVYVPVAAYLAVLSLLTDPNTLWFAGTFAVVSFVVVDTIPDLLLRPYVSGRSLHVGSLMIAYTLGPLLFGWYGIFLAPMFLVTIIHFSRIVLPELMAPEPIQPFAVDPGTLDPSDGVDDVAAEDATAEGTK
- the fen gene encoding flap endonuclease-1; translation: MGNADLRQLAALSEVAWEEVAGSVVAVDAHNWLYRYLTTTVKWTNDEVYTTEAGEEVANLVGVVQGLPKFFDHDLTPVFVFDGGVTDLKDDEVAERREQRERAEERLADAEQRGDAVEAARLDARTQRLTDVILETTRDLLSLLDVPVVDAPAEGEAQAAYMARRGDVDYAGSEDYDTLLFGAPLTLRQLTSKGKPELMDLGATLDRHGIILEQLIDVAILCGTDFNPGVDGVGPKTALRAVEAHGDLWGALDAEGWRVANADRVRDLFRDPPVTDDYALDTDLDPDVAAARTYVTEEWDVDADEVARGFDRIESALVQTGLDRWT
- a CDS encoding GNAT family N-acetyltransferase, which translates into the protein MGFALLGWPPDAPTLRLDYRRFAYAGKFVVGSTGKAVVRAATADRNGGDTRDADGDSTGSDPIPKAAVDTDYDDVLAAASFSADRTDPGRLCVRYVTVRTDRRGEGLGSRLLAFVAARADERGYDRVRIAVNNPAAYRAAYRAGFAFTGTETGLAELVCERPAPRPASRDVDGYRDGLARYRERDLDDETLARLDEARAAGPPPVVDPPGDEPGR
- a CDS encoding class I SAM-dependent methyltransferase, giving the protein MHGPGDVRFFDGVAALYDRFAPATDPEPIWTGLARADRPVDRVVDLAGGTGRAARAVTAAADSSPSAVVVDASDAMLRRAADRGTPAIRGDAGRLPLRDGSVDAVVVLDALHHLPAPGAALSEAGRVLRPGGVVVIREFDPDTLRGRVLAASERAMGFDSTFRGPDATADAVAAAGLDATVLDRGFAFTVLGTKRGSH
- a CDS encoding DUF3054 domain-containing protein — its product is MANAVADFFDRRLDGRAVPMAVGDLLVIAALFGAGTVYHNGVAFVASNPGYLAGTIGPFLVGWIVAAPLLGAYAPGAAESSKAAVPLAIRSWLLADAIAMGLRATPFVRGGVQLSFVLVSLGVGIVGLALWRTLLFKLR
- a CDS encoding MFS transporter produces the protein MNGNDRSIVGLTMLAHGLVHTYELSIPIFVSIWLVEFDVIRLVGLEVGVTGATLGLIVTAGYGLFGLGALPGGVLADRVGSRPLIGACLFGMSGSFLLLAVAPGLVTVTLALLVWGAAASVYHPAGLTLISNGVEERGTGFAYHGIAGNLGIGFGPLATALLLLVLGWSTVAAALAVPAVLAGVYAVRAEFDETAAADADADARGDTGVASLAEFRSASRTLFAGAFVVVFAVVMCSGLYYRGVLTFLPNLLADLPGFEPIPLSALLPGVVAGGDRTLNPERYFYAGLLLVGVVGQYAGGKLTDRLRPEYGLVAVFTALAVLAATFLSVADAGLGPLFVVGALLGITLFAAQPMYQATVADYTPAGTRGLSYGYTYLGVFGIGAAGGAIAGAVLTYADADALFAVLAAIAVGGVGLTLFLVRGPDGARATEV